In Burkholderia gladioli, a genomic segment contains:
- a CDS encoding branched-chain amino acid ABC transporter substrate-binding protein, translating into MKSKIVSGVVTQVALLACCGAAMAQQTVKIGYAGPMTGPVAQIGKDSENGVRLAIDEANASNISIGGQPVRFELDSQDDMGDPKTATTVAQKLVDDGVVGVVGHLNSGATLPASKIYSDAGVTEVSPASTNSLYTRQGFKTAYRVIGDDHDVVRVLVGYVLDKMHAKRIAVVDDRSAYGQSFSDDVIAQLKAKGITPVDRQYVSTQTIDFRSVLTALKSNNPDVLIYAGVDAQAGPMRRQMVALGMSKTLIAGCAIETDKFVELAGGPANAEGNISSESGFALDAMPKGKEFTQKFSKYGKPVLYSPYAYDATWALIKAVQAANSVKRADLQPALRKVSFDGVTGKISFDDRGDLQIARVTIFKVVDGHWKGVQSVSVAK; encoded by the coding sequence ATGAAGTCAAAAATCGTAAGCGGGGTCGTCACGCAGGTGGCGCTTCTTGCTTGTTGCGGCGCGGCGATGGCACAGCAGACGGTCAAAATTGGCTATGCGGGACCGATGACGGGTCCGGTCGCTCAAATCGGCAAAGATAGCGAGAACGGCGTCCGTCTCGCAATCGACGAGGCGAACGCAAGCAACATCAGCATCGGCGGCCAACCCGTTCGATTCGAACTTGACTCTCAAGACGACATGGGAGACCCGAAGACGGCAACGACGGTCGCGCAAAAGCTGGTGGACGACGGCGTAGTCGGTGTCGTCGGACACCTGAACTCCGGGGCCACACTACCCGCCTCGAAGATATATTCCGACGCCGGCGTGACAGAGGTCTCGCCTGCTTCGACTAACTCTCTATATACGAGACAGGGCTTCAAGACAGCGTATCGTGTCATCGGAGACGACCACGACGTGGTTCGAGTGTTGGTGGGATATGTTCTCGACAAGATGCACGCCAAGCGCATTGCTGTGGTCGACGACCGCAGCGCCTACGGTCAGTCCTTCTCAGACGATGTCATTGCGCAACTCAAGGCGAAGGGCATTACGCCCGTCGACCGCCAGTATGTCTCGACGCAGACTATCGATTTCCGCAGCGTGTTGACGGCGCTAAAGTCCAACAACCCGGACGTGCTGATATATGCGGGTGTGGACGCGCAGGCAGGCCCTATGCGCAGGCAAATGGTCGCGTTGGGAATGAGCAAAACCCTGATTGCTGGCTGCGCAATCGAAACTGACAAGTTCGTTGAGCTCGCGGGAGGTCCCGCGAACGCAGAGGGTAACATCTCCTCTGAGTCCGGATTCGCGCTCGATGCCATGCCGAAGGGCAAGGAATTCACGCAAAAGTTCTCGAAATACGGAAAGCCGGTTCTCTATTCACCGTATGCATATGACGCAACATGGGCGTTAATCAAGGCCGTGCAGGCGGCTAATTCGGTAAAGCGTGCAGACCTGCAGCCGGCGCTTCGAAAAGTGAGCTTCGATGGTGTTACCGGCAAGATTTCTTTTGACGACCGGGGCGACCTGCAGATTGCGCGTGTCACGATTTTCAAAGTCGTCGACGGACATTGGAAAGGCGTCCAGTCGGTGTCGGTCGCGAAATAG
- a CDS encoding glutamine synthetase family protein: MSGPFVERHALWSDAQAAAAERLIARLDQGDFDTVRFSFPDQHGILRGKTLVASEARKALRSGVGFTATMYAKDTSHRSVFSVFSADGGLGLDGLAGTANTLLVGDPTTFRALPWSPRTGWLLCDAYLPDGAPVPFATRAILGRATGELARRGWQLLTGLEVEFHVFRLTDAHMAATDAGQPGSPVEIELLTHGYQYLTELRFDAVDDLMQLLRDTCQRLELPVSSLEIEFGPSQFEFTFAPQTAAVAADSMLLFRNAVKQVCARHGYHATFMCRPRIPNVVSSGWHLHQSLTTLPSSENPHGRNLFIPKETNAALSPLGMHYLGGLLAHARAATPFATPTINGYKRFRANSLAPDRACWAHDNRGAMARVLGGAGDEATRIENRVGEPAANPYLYFASQIVSGLDGIERQTDPGKSADNPYATPADTLPGSLSAALDALERDAMLRETLGAAFVDYFVRIKRAEIARYEDEVSQWEQREYFNLL, encoded by the coding sequence ATGAGCGGGCCGTTCGTAGAACGTCATGCGCTGTGGAGCGACGCGCAAGCCGCGGCCGCCGAGCGTTTGATCGCCCGCCTCGATCAGGGCGATTTCGATACCGTGCGTTTCTCGTTTCCGGATCAGCACGGCATTCTGCGCGGCAAGACACTGGTCGCCAGCGAAGCGCGTAAGGCCTTGCGGTCGGGCGTCGGCTTCACCGCGACGATGTACGCCAAGGACACATCGCACCGGTCAGTGTTTTCAGTGTTCTCGGCGGACGGCGGGCTCGGCCTCGATGGGCTGGCCGGCACTGCGAATACATTGCTGGTCGGTGACCCGACGACCTTCAGGGCGTTGCCGTGGTCGCCGCGCACGGGCTGGCTGCTGTGCGACGCGTATCTGCCCGACGGCGCGCCGGTGCCGTTTGCGACACGTGCGATTCTCGGCCGCGCGACAGGCGAACTCGCACGACGCGGTTGGCAACTTCTTACCGGGCTTGAAGTCGAGTTTCACGTATTCCGCCTCACCGACGCGCATATGGCCGCGACGGATGCCGGACAACCCGGTTCGCCGGTCGAGATCGAACTGTTGACGCACGGCTACCAGTACCTGACGGAATTGCGTTTCGATGCCGTCGACGATCTGATGCAACTGCTGCGCGACACGTGCCAGCGGCTCGAACTGCCCGTCAGTTCGCTCGAAATCGAGTTCGGTCCGAGCCAGTTCGAATTCACGTTTGCGCCACAAACCGCCGCTGTCGCTGCCGATTCGATGCTGCTGTTTCGCAACGCAGTCAAACAGGTCTGCGCGCGTCACGGCTATCACGCCACGTTTATGTGTCGTCCGAGAATTCCGAATGTCGTGTCGAGCGGGTGGCATCTGCATCAATCGCTGACCACGTTGCCTTCGAGCGAGAATCCGCACGGTAGGAACCTGTTCATACCGAAAGAGACGAACGCCGCGCTCTCGCCGCTCGGGATGCATTATCTCGGCGGCCTGCTGGCGCACGCACGCGCCGCGACGCCCTTCGCGACGCCGACCATCAATGGCTACAAGCGTTTTCGCGCGAATTCGCTGGCGCCGGATCGCGCCTGCTGGGCACATGACAATCGCGGTGCGATGGCGCGTGTGCTCGGAGGCGCTGGCGATGAAGCGACGCGGATCGAAAATCGCGTCGGGGAACCGGCGGCGAATCCGTATCTGTATTTCGCCTCGCAGATCGTATCGGGGCTCGACGGTATCGAACGCCAAACCGACCCCGGCAAATCGGCCGACAACCCCTACGCCACGCCCGCCGATACGCTGCCCGGCTCGCTATCCGCAGCGCTAGACGCGCTCGAGCGCGATGCGATGCTGCGCGAAACGCTCGGAGCGGCCTTTGTCGATTACTTCGTCCGGATCAAACGCGCCGAGATCGCGCGATACGAGGACGAGGTTTCCCAATGGGAACAACGGGAGTATTTCAATCTGCTCTAG
- a CDS encoding glycine betaine ABC transporter substrate-binding protein: MNYRKIFGAAAVTLGFVCLSASASAATTSPWCTSGKPIKFAEVGWDSGKFFTEVARYVLENGYGCKTETVNGSNSITLGAVATNDLQVFVEYWNGRTAAVETAAKEGKVKLVGDLVKGGSVEGFYVPAYVVQGDPKRGIKPIAPDLKSVAQLASYSKVFTDPEDPTKGSVLNCPIGWQCESDNSQKLKAYKLDSAFTNTHPGTGAAMDATIASAYERGKPIVYYYYQPSTLLARYPSVRLDEPAFNEQCWKTINSSKDANPCPSASPVTNLKVVVSAPFAAADPTAVDFLSKMSLPMSAVNQALANMGATKADPRALAVQYLKNNPQELAAWVPADVAQKVEASISK; encoded by the coding sequence ATGAATTATCGGAAGATTTTTGGAGCAGCGGCGGTTACTCTTGGCTTTGTCTGTTTGTCCGCGTCGGCGTCGGCCGCGACCACTTCGCCCTGGTGCACTTCTGGGAAGCCCATCAAGTTTGCGGAAGTCGGCTGGGACAGTGGCAAGTTCTTTACCGAAGTTGCGCGATACGTTCTCGAGAACGGTTATGGCTGCAAGACCGAAACGGTGAACGGCTCAAACTCCATTACGCTTGGCGCGGTCGCGACGAACGACCTCCAGGTGTTCGTCGAGTACTGGAACGGCCGCACGGCCGCTGTCGAAACGGCCGCCAAGGAAGGGAAGGTCAAACTCGTCGGCGACCTCGTCAAGGGCGGTAGCGTGGAAGGCTTCTATGTTCCCGCATATGTCGTCCAAGGGGACCCGAAGCGAGGTATCAAGCCGATTGCTCCCGACCTCAAGTCGGTCGCGCAACTGGCCTCTTACAGCAAGGTGTTCACTGACCCGGAAGACCCGACAAAGGGAAGCGTTCTCAACTGTCCTATCGGGTGGCAGTGCGAGTCCGACAACTCGCAAAAGCTGAAGGCGTACAAGCTGGACAGCGCGTTCACAAACACGCACCCTGGAACGGGGGCTGCGATGGACGCGACCATCGCCTCCGCATATGAACGTGGCAAGCCGATTGTCTACTACTACTACCAGCCGTCGACGCTGCTCGCACGTTATCCGTCAGTCAGGCTTGATGAGCCGGCATTCAATGAGCAATGCTGGAAGACCATCAACAGCAGTAAGGATGCCAATCCCTGCCCGTCGGCATCGCCCGTCACGAACCTCAAAGTCGTTGTCTCCGCTCCGTTCGCCGCGGCGGACCCGACAGCCGTCGACTTCCTGAGCAAGATGTCGTTGCCCATGTCGGCAGTGAACCAGGCTCTCGCGAACATGGGCGCGACGAAGGCGGACCCGCGAGCTCTCGCCGTCCAGTACCTGAAGAACAATCCGCAGGAGCTTGCCGCGTGGGTCCCCGCCGATGTGGCCCAGAAGGTCGAAGCTTCAATTTCGAAATAG
- a CDS encoding GcvT family protein: protein MKSHYQAVVIGGGVVGCSVLYHLTKFGWKDVALIERKVLTAGSTWHAAAGFHSINSDPNVVRLQAYTIALYKEIQEVGDQDVGLHVPGGVAFAATRERWEFLRTEWSRHRFMGIESELITPAEIKALCPLVETGEVLGGLWTPDEGHLDPYGATQAYARAAKKQGAEIHQHTKVERLEQRPDGTWNVYTGKGIIHAEHVVNAAGLWAREVGMMAGVKLPLIPMEHHYLITESIPELESFGKEIPVMVDLDGEIYMRQEHSGVLFGVYEKNSTPWSLAGTPWDYGETDLLQPNLEKLENELMKGFERFPSVGNAGIKRIVNGPFTFTPDGNPLVGPVRGKKNYWAACGCMAGFSQGGGMGFALAQWMINGEPSDNVFGFDVARFPKLTQNFVTAKAQEFYEHRFYLARPNEQWPAGRPMRTTPLYEYQQEKNAVFGVSYGLETPMWFARPDEDAFETPTFKRSNAFDVVAEECANVRQNVGLFDASGYAKYEVTGPGAYAWLDRMFASKIPAVGRARLAPMLGESGRLMGDLTILRPKEETFLITGSGYLQEWHMRWFESHLPSDGSVRIENRSDSLSMLAVAGPKAAQLVERLVGKTAIDAAKPLLSVTNAEAGTVPVMMARMSLTGEYGFELYCESAYVRTLYKQLFENGSELGLREYGVWALLSMRLEKGFGIWSREFAPEYTPFQNDLGHFVDLAKPDFIGRDGAIQAQGETPTHKLVMLEVEATDADASGFEPIWIGEQVVGFTTSGGYGHAVKKSLALGYIQTALINADTSYEVHVLGERRPAKLLQQVPYDPTGARMRAPK from the coding sequence ATGAAATCTCACTATCAGGCTGTCGTAATCGGTGGCGGCGTTGTCGGCTGTTCAGTCCTCTATCACCTGACCAAGTTCGGCTGGAAAGACGTTGCCCTGATTGAGCGCAAGGTACTGACCGCGGGCTCGACGTGGCACGCTGCTGCGGGCTTTCACTCCATCAATAGCGACCCGAACGTCGTCCGCCTGCAGGCATATACCATCGCCCTGTACAAAGAGATTCAGGAAGTCGGCGACCAGGATGTTGGTCTGCATGTGCCGGGAGGCGTCGCTTTTGCTGCTACGCGCGAGCGCTGGGAGTTCCTGCGCACTGAATGGAGCCGCCATCGCTTCATGGGCATCGAAAGCGAGCTCATCACACCGGCCGAAATCAAGGCCCTCTGTCCCCTTGTAGAAACTGGAGAAGTGCTAGGAGGCCTGTGGACTCCAGACGAGGGCCACCTCGACCCGTACGGTGCCACGCAGGCTTATGCGCGGGCGGCCAAGAAGCAGGGTGCCGAGATTCACCAGCACACGAAGGTGGAACGTCTCGAGCAGCGGCCCGATGGAACCTGGAATGTCTATACGGGCAAGGGGATTATTCACGCAGAGCACGTCGTAAACGCTGCGGGTCTCTGGGCGCGTGAAGTCGGAATGATGGCGGGCGTGAAGCTACCCCTCATCCCGATGGAACATCACTATCTGATTACAGAGTCGATTCCGGAACTCGAATCGTTTGGCAAAGAGATTCCCGTCATGGTCGACCTCGACGGGGAAATCTATATGCGCCAGGAGCATTCTGGGGTGCTGTTCGGCGTCTACGAGAAGAACTCGACCCCTTGGTCCCTCGCGGGCACACCGTGGGATTATGGTGAAACTGACCTGCTTCAGCCGAATCTCGAAAAGCTGGAGAATGAATTGATGAAGGGTTTCGAGCGCTTTCCGAGCGTCGGCAACGCTGGCATCAAGCGTATAGTGAATGGTCCGTTCACCTTCACCCCTGACGGCAACCCTCTTGTCGGTCCTGTGCGTGGCAAGAAGAATTACTGGGCCGCTTGCGGATGTATGGCGGGATTCAGCCAAGGCGGCGGTATGGGCTTCGCGCTCGCTCAGTGGATGATTAACGGCGAACCGTCGGACAACGTGTTCGGTTTCGACGTGGCACGCTTTCCGAAGCTGACCCAGAACTTCGTTACCGCGAAGGCGCAAGAGTTCTACGAACACCGCTTCTACCTTGCCCGCCCGAACGAGCAGTGGCCAGCTGGACGCCCGATGCGCACCACGCCGCTCTACGAATACCAGCAGGAAAAGAACGCGGTGTTTGGCGTCAGCTACGGCCTCGAGACGCCCATGTGGTTTGCGCGCCCTGACGAGGACGCGTTTGAAACGCCCACTTTCAAGCGCTCGAACGCATTCGATGTTGTCGCTGAAGAATGCGCAAATGTGCGCCAGAACGTTGGCCTGTTCGACGCCAGCGGGTACGCCAAGTACGAAGTGACGGGTCCAGGTGCGTATGCGTGGCTGGACCGAATGTTCGCATCGAAGATTCCTGCCGTAGGTCGTGCACGCCTCGCTCCGATGCTTGGCGAATCCGGCCGTCTGATGGGTGATTTGACGATTCTACGGCCGAAGGAGGAGACATTCCTCATCACGGGCTCTGGGTATCTGCAGGAATGGCACATGCGCTGGTTTGAATCGCATCTGCCCTCCGACGGCTCGGTACGTATCGAAAACCGAAGCGACTCGCTTTCGATGCTCGCGGTCGCAGGTCCAAAGGCGGCCCAGCTTGTCGAACGGCTTGTTGGCAAGACGGCAATCGACGCGGCGAAACCTTTGCTCTCCGTGACCAATGCCGAAGCGGGCACCGTACCCGTGATGATGGCACGCATGTCCTTGACGGGCGAGTACGGGTTCGAGCTCTATTGCGAATCCGCGTATGTACGCACGCTCTACAAGCAACTCTTCGAAAACGGTAGCGAGCTCGGTCTGCGTGAATATGGCGTGTGGGCCCTCCTTTCGATGCGTCTCGAGAAAGGTTTCGGTATCTGGTCTCGAGAATTCGCACCGGAGTACACGCCATTCCAGAATGACCTCGGCCATTTTGTCGATTTGGCCAAGCCGGATTTCATCGGTCGCGATGGCGCGATTCAGGCGCAAGGAGAAACTCCGACTCACAAGCTAGTGATGCTCGAAGTGGAAGCGACTGATGCAGACGCGAGCGGATTCGAACCTATCTGGATTGGTGAGCAGGTTGTCGGGTTCACTACATCGGGCGGATACGGGCATGCGGTAAAGAAGAGCCTCGCACTGGGCTATATCCAAACGGCACTTATCAACGCCGACACGAGCTACGAAGTCCACGTGCTCGGCGAACGTCGGCCCGCAAAACTCCTTCAGCAAGTTCCGTATGACCCGACGGGCGCCCGCATGCGCGCGCCGAAGTAA
- the istB gene encoding IS21-like element helper ATPase IstB — protein sequence MNIAHERVAQLCAQLKLTTIADALPHLAQKAIADEVNLTEFLESVLKAEHTARLVRQRATFARLAGFPTIKTLDGFDFAAASGVPRSQVQELASLTFLERNENVVLLGPSGTGKTHIAMALGYAATQAGIKVRFITAADLLMILTTAHRQNQLGDALKRFVNPYRLLIIDEIGYLPMSREQANLFFQVIAKRYERGSLIVTSNLPFGQWDQTFADDATLTAAMLDRLLHHAHVVAIQGESYRLRDKRRAGLVMKRSTTTKENAASGMRSAPQ from the coding sequence ATGAACATCGCACACGAACGAGTGGCGCAGCTATGCGCCCAGCTGAAGCTCACGACCATCGCGGACGCGTTGCCACACCTGGCGCAAAAGGCGATCGCCGACGAGGTGAACCTGACCGAGTTTCTCGAATCGGTACTAAAGGCCGAGCACACAGCGCGGCTCGTCAGACAGCGGGCGACGTTTGCACGCCTGGCAGGCTTCCCGACGATCAAGACCCTCGACGGCTTCGACTTCGCAGCAGCCAGCGGTGTGCCCAGATCTCAGGTCCAGGAGCTGGCAAGTCTGACGTTTCTGGAGCGAAACGAGAACGTCGTATTACTCGGACCGAGTGGCACAGGCAAAACGCACATTGCAATGGCACTTGGTTATGCAGCAACGCAAGCTGGGATCAAGGTGCGCTTCATCACCGCAGCGGACCTGCTGATGATACTGACCACGGCACATCGACAGAATCAGCTGGGAGACGCGCTAAAACGATTCGTCAACCCGTACAGGCTGTTGATCATCGATGAGATCGGATACCTGCCGATGAGCCGTGAGCAGGCCAACCTGTTCTTCCAGGTGATCGCCAAACGATACGAGCGTGGCAGTCTGATCGTGACCAGCAACCTTCCGTTCGGGCAGTGGGACCAGACGTTCGCCGATGACGCAACGCTCACTGCTGCCATGCTCGACCGGCTATTGCATCACGCTCACGTCGTGGCAATCCAGGGCGAGAGCTATCGACTACGCGACAAGCGGCGCGCCGGACTGGTTATGAAGAGATCGACTACAACAAAGGAGAACGCCGCCAGCGGAATGCGGTCGGCACCGCAATAA
- a CDS encoding ABC transporter permease — MTPDAPWCASGCGGNAVKDIFLSVNLADSINQGFTHIVQQYADQFHAVSTWLLVWVLNPVEHGLQAAPPLIVLLAVAVLAWFGTKRLVPTFGMVALLYAIGCLGLWGKLMSTVSIMLVSVLVTVIIGIPMGIAMAKSRMLRRVLNPILDMMQTLPSFVYLIPVLMLFGLGRVPAIFATTVYALPPLMRLTELGLRQLPEDVLEASRAFGATGLQQLLSVELPLSLPSIMAGLNQAVMMSLAMVVIASMIGAKGLGEDVLSSINNLDMGQGIQAGLAIVMLAVVFDRVTQGYGRSRRERLKSEAGTLRSRKASPVGAEHQEANV, encoded by the coding sequence ATGACGCCCGATGCTCCTTGGTGCGCATCGGGATGTGGAGGCAATGCGGTGAAAGACATCTTTCTGTCGGTGAACCTGGCTGATAGCATCAATCAGGGCTTCACCCATATCGTCCAGCAGTATGCTGACCAGTTCCACGCGGTCAGCACCTGGCTGCTGGTTTGGGTCCTCAACCCGGTTGAACATGGGCTTCAGGCTGCCCCCCCTCTAATCGTGTTGCTCGCAGTCGCGGTTCTGGCATGGTTTGGCACCAAGCGCCTCGTTCCCACGTTTGGGATGGTCGCGCTTCTGTATGCGATTGGTTGCCTGGGACTGTGGGGCAAGCTCATGTCTACCGTTTCCATCATGCTTGTTTCTGTGCTGGTGACCGTCATCATCGGCATACCGATGGGGATTGCGATGGCAAAGTCCCGCATGCTCCGGAGGGTGCTGAACCCGATTCTGGACATGATGCAGACGTTGCCTTCATTCGTGTATCTGATTCCTGTCCTGATGCTTTTCGGCTTGGGGCGCGTGCCGGCAATTTTCGCGACAACCGTGTATGCCTTGCCGCCTTTGATGCGTTTGACGGAACTCGGACTTCGGCAACTACCCGAGGACGTGCTTGAGGCATCGCGGGCATTTGGCGCAACGGGATTGCAGCAACTACTCTCGGTCGAACTTCCCCTCTCTTTGCCATCAATCATGGCAGGCCTCAATCAGGCAGTGATGATGTCTCTCGCTATGGTGGTCATCGCGTCGATGATCGGAGCCAAGGGGCTCGGGGAAGATGTGCTGTCGAGTATCAACAACCTGGACATGGGACAGGGGATTCAGGCTGGTCTGGCAATTGTTATGTTGGCAGTTGTCTTTGACCGGGTCACGCAGGGGTACGGCCGCTCCCGCCGCGAGCGACTGAAGTCAGAGGCTGGTACGCTGCGCAGCCGTAAGGCGAGTCCCGTGGGTGCCGAACATCAGGAGGCAAACGTATGA
- a CDS encoding quaternary amine ABC transporter ATP-binding protein, with amino-acid sequence MSSTLIELRNVYKIFGRDSRSLRAAQEAARKGSSRQDILESTQCTVAVRDVSLEIREGEIFVIMGLSGSGKSTLVRHFNRLIEPTAGQLLFRGKDLLKLSKSEMRNVRRYNIGMVFQSFALLPHKTVMENIIFGRMLRGDSKSTSIAEAEKWLQGRIGLRGYGDKFPDELSGGMRQRVGLARALVSNPDILLMDEAFSALDPLIRTDLQDLLLEMQTELKKTVIFITHDIDEAMKLGSRIAIMKDGEVVQVGTPQVIRDNPANDYVRRFFKKGPAH; translated from the coding sequence ATGAGCTCCACGTTGATTGAACTGCGAAACGTCTACAAGATTTTCGGACGTGATTCCCGGAGTTTGCGTGCCGCGCAGGAGGCCGCGCGAAAAGGAAGCAGCAGACAGGACATTCTCGAAAGCACCCAATGCACCGTGGCAGTTCGGGACGTCTCGCTTGAGATTCGCGAAGGTGAAATATTCGTCATCATGGGGCTGTCGGGCTCAGGAAAGTCCACTCTCGTTCGGCATTTCAACCGCCTTATCGAGCCGACGGCAGGTCAGCTGCTTTTCCGGGGCAAAGACCTTTTGAAACTTTCCAAATCCGAAATGCGGAACGTGCGGCGATACAACATCGGCATGGTGTTCCAAAGCTTCGCCCTGCTTCCCCACAAGACGGTCATGGAGAACATCATCTTCGGAAGGATGCTACGGGGCGATTCGAAGTCCACCTCGATTGCAGAAGCAGAAAAGTGGTTGCAAGGACGCATTGGTTTACGGGGATATGGCGACAAGTTCCCCGATGAACTGTCAGGCGGTATGCGGCAGCGCGTGGGACTCGCCCGGGCGCTTGTGTCGAACCCAGATATCCTCTTGATGGACGAAGCCTTTTCGGCACTCGACCCGCTAATCAGGACTGACCTGCAGGACTTGCTGCTCGAAATGCAAACGGAATTGAAGAAAACAGTCATCTTCATCACGCATGACATTGATGAAGCCATGAAGCTGGGTTCCCGGATTGCAATCATGAAGGACGGGGAGGTCGTGCAGGTAGGAACCCCTCAAGTGATTCGGGATAACCCAGCGAATGACTACGTGCGGCGATTCTTTAAGAAGGGACCTGCTCATTGA
- the istA gene encoding IS21 family transposase: MISYEGYMQIRILHKQGKSLRAIACEVGCSVNTVRKYLATQDAPTFRPAATPRESILKPFEAYLRKRIASAAPDWIPATVLWREIQSQGFDGGERIVRKFVATLRPVPAPDPLVRFETAAGDQMQVDWVEFRRRKGANLFAFVATLGHSRATYVEFVSDMRLDTLLRCHVNCFNWFGGVPRRALFDNMKTVVIERDAYGPKQHRFQPGFLDFARHYGFKPELCRPYRAKTKGKVERMNGYLRRSFYVPLAAQFKAANVELDVTTANTEVWRWLREVAHVRIHGTTRLKPGEQLLVEQKALQSVPPPYPSLLPATTPASGQELRERFHDWLSPLQHPLSVYDQLIRVAA, translated from the coding sequence ATGATCTCGTACGAGGGATACATGCAGATCAGGATATTGCACAAGCAGGGCAAGAGCCTGCGTGCCATTGCTTGTGAGGTTGGCTGCTCCGTCAACACCGTGAGGAAGTATCTGGCGACGCAGGATGCGCCGACGTTTCGGCCCGCGGCGACTCCGCGCGAGTCGATACTGAAACCGTTCGAAGCCTATCTTCGGAAACGGATCGCGTCAGCGGCACCGGACTGGATTCCAGCGACAGTTCTGTGGCGCGAAATCCAGTCGCAGGGATTCGATGGTGGCGAGAGAATCGTGCGCAAGTTCGTTGCGACATTGCGGCCTGTACCGGCGCCCGATCCTCTCGTGCGATTCGAGACTGCTGCGGGCGATCAGATGCAGGTCGACTGGGTCGAGTTCCGTCGGCGCAAAGGAGCGAATCTGTTCGCATTCGTGGCCACTCTTGGCCATAGCCGCGCGACCTACGTCGAATTCGTTTCCGACATGCGACTCGATACTTTGCTCAGGTGTCACGTCAACTGTTTTAACTGGTTCGGCGGTGTGCCGCGCCGGGCGCTTTTCGACAACATGAAGACCGTTGTCATCGAGCGGGATGCATACGGTCCGAAGCAGCACCGCTTCCAGCCGGGGTTTCTCGACTTCGCCCGGCACTACGGGTTTAAGCCCGAGCTTTGTCGGCCCTATCGCGCGAAGACCAAAGGCAAGGTCGAACGGATGAACGGATATTTGCGCCGCAGTTTCTACGTTCCGCTGGCCGCCCAGTTCAAGGCGGCCAACGTCGAACTGGACGTGACGACCGCCAACACTGAAGTTTGGCGTTGGCTACGCGAAGTTGCGCATGTCCGGATACATGGAACGACCCGCCTGAAGCCAGGCGAGCAACTGCTTGTTGAGCAGAAGGCCTTGCAGAGCGTACCGCCACCGTATCCGTCGCTGTTGCCAGCAACGACACCGGCGAGCGGACAGGAGTTGCGCGAGCGATTCCACGACTGGCTATCTCCGCTACAGCATCCGCTGTCCGTGTACGACCAGCTGATTCGGGTTGCCGCATGA
- a CDS encoding electron transfer flavoprotein subunit alpha/FixB family protein, translating into MSILVIADVLGDTLLPSTFNTVTAAREIASHTDTEIHLLLAGEQSNDLAKSAFQLPVTKVLTATFASLSDRNAESVAKTVLAVARNGYTHVLFSASSFGKSVAPRVAAKLDVAQLSDITAVKGPSTFERPTYAGNVIATVEALDGVKVITVRSTAFHAAQDPGNEAAVVSIEAVTDERGARITGRHSEVSDRPDLASAKIIVSGGRGLGSKENYDRVLTPLADKLGAALGASRAAVDAGFAPNDHQVGQTGKVVAPDVYVAIGLSGAIQHLAGMRDSKIIVAVNSDPDAPIFGVADYGLVADLFAAIPQWLEAQ; encoded by the coding sequence ATGTCCATCCTTGTTATTGCAGATGTCCTGGGTGACACGCTGCTTCCATCAACCTTCAACACCGTGACAGCGGCGCGTGAAATCGCGAGCCACACCGACACTGAGATTCATCTCCTGCTGGCAGGAGAGCAATCCAACGATTTGGCGAAGTCTGCTTTCCAGCTTCCTGTCACGAAGGTTCTGACAGCGACTTTCGCCAGTCTCTCAGACCGCAATGCGGAAAGTGTGGCGAAGACCGTTCTTGCTGTAGCCAGGAACGGCTACACGCACGTGCTATTCAGTGCCTCGAGTTTTGGCAAAAGCGTTGCGCCACGCGTTGCGGCGAAACTGGATGTTGCACAGCTCTCCGATATCACTGCGGTCAAGGGGCCCTCGACCTTCGAGCGCCCGACTTACGCAGGCAATGTGATAGCAACTGTCGAAGCGCTTGATGGCGTAAAAGTCATTACCGTGCGTTCGACAGCATTCCATGCAGCGCAAGATCCAGGTAACGAAGCTGCGGTTGTTTCGATTGAGGCTGTTACTGACGAACGCGGTGCGCGAATCACGGGACGACATAGCGAGGTCTCCGACCGGCCGGACCTGGCGTCCGCAAAAATCATCGTCTCGGGCGGTCGCGGCCTCGGCAGCAAAGAAAACTACGACCGTGTCTTGACACCCCTCGCCGACAAGCTCGGCGCGGCTCTGGGGGCTTCCCGTGCGGCGGTCGACGCCGGCTTTGCTCCGAACGACCACCAGGTTGGGCAGACAGGGAAGGTTGTCGCGCCCGACGTGTACGTCGCGATTGGGTTGTCTGGCGCAATTCAACACCTCGCGGGCATGCGCGATTCGAAAATCATCGTCGCTGTCAACTCCGACCCTGATGCGCCAATTTTCGGTGTCGCGGACTACGGACTTGTCGCGGACCTCTTTGCAGCAATACCTCAGTGGCTTGAGGCGCAGTAA